One genomic region from Epinephelus moara isolate mb chromosome 8, YSFRI_EMoa_1.0, whole genome shotgun sequence encodes:
- the dok2 gene encoding docking protein 2 isoform X1 has protein sequence MEEDIRKKGMLYLQQQRFGKKWKRVWCVLYRESSCSISRLEFFECKDGGSVEKNDKSLRKQQEHKKVIRLADCIRVSEVEMDGCPRDTGPFLIETTEKIYVFAADRLQLDDWTHKLCEIAFPMKWTEHGVKRGSLQRGHRVEEEEGMEDNSLYSGRETVVRDFRVCVRRTEASDRCRLKGDGFLRADVDALLLMDKSGDVVYTWPYRYLRRFGRDKSTFSFEAGRRCDSGEGSFEFDTKQGNVLFQAVEAAINLQRISLPQRQTSGGGQLSPETPQDMSLPPLPLNPPLAQSRTPPLPQPRSHVPQPPAAQQAADGVYSMVTETPNHQMIHHKDKESSSSSQQQQQQRPQMSRLEPPVDKVLTGVKSLTLDTRGVPIPRKNQVKMISSCPLPHAGPEPGPHSAPGPSSKLDQMYSQITLPAAAERGTKREKRSGGTPPVVHPEPEYSLPFDTIAVNTMADILKSHHAHRPESGADPLYDSIDEMKIRNIFTSDATAAAATGPTYGKIEHIYDEPEGCAVPTTTQKPPTSLYDDPEEMRGDAWRIMGTPADPKGHEYPYNPRVDDYAVPKRAKRAIPVAQSTDEEEEEEREEPQGEEEEEEQREEQQDSPYNNVMVKMA, from the exons ATGGAGGAGGACATCAGGAAGAAGGGGATGCTgtacctgcagcagcagaggtttGGAAAG aagtgGAAGCGTGTATGGTGCGTCCTGTACAGAGAGAGTTCCTGTTCGATTTCCAGACTGGAGTTCTTTGAGTGTAAAGATGGAGGCAGTGTGGAGAAGAACGACAAGAGTCTACGCAAACAGCAGGAGCACAAGAAG GTGATCCGTCTGGCGGACTGTATCCGGGTGTCTGAGGTGGAGATGGACGGATGTCCCAGAGACACGGGACCCTTCCTGATTGAGACCACAGAGAAAATCTACGTGTTCGCCGCAGACCGACTGCAACTGGACGACTGGACACACAAACTGTGTGAGATCGCCTTCCCT atgaagtGGACAGAGCACGGGGTGAAGAGAGGCAGCCTGCAGAGAGGACACagagtggaggaagaggaggggatggAGGACAACTCACTGTACAGCGGCAGAGAGACAG tagtGCGTGACTTCAGAGTGTGTGTTCGGAGGACGGAGGCGTCCGATCGCTGCAGGCTGAAGGGAGACGGGTTCCTGCGAGCAGACGTGGACGCTCTCCTCCTGATGGACAAGAGCGGTGACGTGGTGTACACCTGGCCGTACAGATACCTGCGCCGCTTCGGACGAGACAag TCCACCTTCTCCTTCGAGGCCGGCCGGCGGTGCGACTCCGGCGAGGGCAGCTTTGAGTTCGACACCAAGCAGGGGAACGTCCTGTTTCAGGCGGTGGAGGCTGCCATCAACCTGCAGAGGATCTCCCTGCCCCAGAGGCAGACGTCCGGGGGGGGCCAGCTGAGTCCAGAGACCCCCCAGGACATGAGCCTGCCCCCCCTGCCCCTCAACCCGCCCCTGGCCCAGAGCAGGACGCCACCGCTGCCTCAGCCACGCAGCCATGTCCCACAACCCCCTGCTGCTCAG CAGGCAGCTGACGGCGTGTACAGCATGGTGACTGAAACTCCAAACCACCAGATGATTCatcacaaagacaaagagagctcctcttcctcacagcagcagcagcagcagcgcccCCAGATG TCTCGTCTGGAGCCTCCGGTCGACAAAGTGCTGACGGGTGTGAAGAGTTTGACCTTGGACACTCGTGGCGTCCCCATCCCGCGTAAGAACCAGGTCAAGATGATCTCCAGCTGCCCTCTGCCTCACGCCGGCCCCGAGCCCGGCCCCCACTCGGCCCCGGGCCCCAGCTCCAAACTGGACCAGATGTACTCCCAGATCACCCTGCCGGCCGCTGCAGAGCGAGGCAccaagagggagaagaggagtgGCGGCACCCCTCCTGTTGTCCACCCGGAGCCGGAGTATTCGCTTCCCTTCGACACCATCGCTGTGAACACTATGGCCGACATCCTGAAGTCCCATCATGCTCACAGACCTGAGTCCGGCGCCGACCCGCTCTACGACAGCATCGATGAGATGAAGATCAGGAACATCTTCACAAGTGATGCCACTGCCGCTGCCGCCACCGGGCCAACATATGGGAAGATTGAGCACATCTACGATGAGCCCGAAGGCTGCGCCGTCCCCACCACCACACAGAAACCTCCCACCTCGTTGTACGACGACCCcgaggagatgagaggagacGCCTGGAGGATTATGGGTACCCCTGCTGACCCTAAAGGTCATGAGTACCCGTACAACCCTCGGGTGGACGACTACGCCGTTCCCAAACGAGCCAAGAGGGCGATTCCTGTTGCACAAAGCactgatgaagaggaagaagaagagagggaggagccacagggggaggaggaagaggaggagcagagggaggagcagCAGGATTCACCGTACAACAACGTGATGGTGAAGATGGCGTAG
- the dok2 gene encoding docking protein 2 isoform X4, with the protein MEEDIRKKGMLYLQQQRFGKKWKRVWCVLYRESSCSISRLEFFECKDGGSVEKNDKSLRKQQEHKKVIRLADCIRVSEVEMDGCPRDTGPFLIETTEKIYVFAADRLQLDDWTHKLCEIAFPMKWTEHGVKRGSLQRGHRVEEEEGMEDNSLYSGRETVRDFRVCVRRTEASDRCRLKGDGFLRADVDALLLMDKSGDVVYTWPYRYLRRFGRDKSTFSFEAGRRCDSGEGSFEFDTKQGNVLFQAVEAAINLQRISLPQRQTSGGGQLSPETPQDMSLPPLPLNPPLAQSRTPPLPQPRSHVPQPPAAQAADGVYSMVTETPNHQMIHHKDKESSSSSQQQQQQRPQMSRLEPPVDKVLTGVKSLTLDTRGVPIPRKNQVKMISSCPLPHAGPEPGPHSAPGPSSKLDQMYSQITLPAAAERGTKREKRSGGTPPVVHPEPEYSLPFDTIAVNTMADILKSHHAHRPESGADPLYDSIDEMKIRNIFTSDATAAAATGPTYGKIEHIYDEPEGCAVPTTTQKPPTSLYDDPEEMRGDAWRIMGTPADPKGHEYPYNPRVDDYAVPKRAKRAIPVAQSTDEEEEEEREEPQGEEEEEEQREEQQDSPYNNVMVKMA; encoded by the exons ATGGAGGAGGACATCAGGAAGAAGGGGATGCTgtacctgcagcagcagaggtttGGAAAG aagtgGAAGCGTGTATGGTGCGTCCTGTACAGAGAGAGTTCCTGTTCGATTTCCAGACTGGAGTTCTTTGAGTGTAAAGATGGAGGCAGTGTGGAGAAGAACGACAAGAGTCTACGCAAACAGCAGGAGCACAAGAAG GTGATCCGTCTGGCGGACTGTATCCGGGTGTCTGAGGTGGAGATGGACGGATGTCCCAGAGACACGGGACCCTTCCTGATTGAGACCACAGAGAAAATCTACGTGTTCGCCGCAGACCGACTGCAACTGGACGACTGGACACACAAACTGTGTGAGATCGCCTTCCCT atgaagtGGACAGAGCACGGGGTGAAGAGAGGCAGCCTGCAGAGAGGACACagagtggaggaagaggaggggatggAGGACAACTCACTGTACAGCGGCAGAGAGACAG tGCGTGACTTCAGAGTGTGTGTTCGGAGGACGGAGGCGTCCGATCGCTGCAGGCTGAAGGGAGACGGGTTCCTGCGAGCAGACGTGGACGCTCTCCTCCTGATGGACAAGAGCGGTGACGTGGTGTACACCTGGCCGTACAGATACCTGCGCCGCTTCGGACGAGACAag TCCACCTTCTCCTTCGAGGCCGGCCGGCGGTGCGACTCCGGCGAGGGCAGCTTTGAGTTCGACACCAAGCAGGGGAACGTCCTGTTTCAGGCGGTGGAGGCTGCCATCAACCTGCAGAGGATCTCCCTGCCCCAGAGGCAGACGTCCGGGGGGGGCCAGCTGAGTCCAGAGACCCCCCAGGACATGAGCCTGCCCCCCCTGCCCCTCAACCCGCCCCTGGCCCAGAGCAGGACGCCACCGCTGCCTCAGCCACGCAGCCATGTCCCACAACCCCCTGCTGCTCAG GCAGCTGACGGCGTGTACAGCATGGTGACTGAAACTCCAAACCACCAGATGATTCatcacaaagacaaagagagctcctcttcctcacagcagcagcagcagcagcgcccCCAGATG TCTCGTCTGGAGCCTCCGGTCGACAAAGTGCTGACGGGTGTGAAGAGTTTGACCTTGGACACTCGTGGCGTCCCCATCCCGCGTAAGAACCAGGTCAAGATGATCTCCAGCTGCCCTCTGCCTCACGCCGGCCCCGAGCCCGGCCCCCACTCGGCCCCGGGCCCCAGCTCCAAACTGGACCAGATGTACTCCCAGATCACCCTGCCGGCCGCTGCAGAGCGAGGCAccaagagggagaagaggagtgGCGGCACCCCTCCTGTTGTCCACCCGGAGCCGGAGTATTCGCTTCCCTTCGACACCATCGCTGTGAACACTATGGCCGACATCCTGAAGTCCCATCATGCTCACAGACCTGAGTCCGGCGCCGACCCGCTCTACGACAGCATCGATGAGATGAAGATCAGGAACATCTTCACAAGTGATGCCACTGCCGCTGCCGCCACCGGGCCAACATATGGGAAGATTGAGCACATCTACGATGAGCCCGAAGGCTGCGCCGTCCCCACCACCACACAGAAACCTCCCACCTCGTTGTACGACGACCCcgaggagatgagaggagacGCCTGGAGGATTATGGGTACCCCTGCTGACCCTAAAGGTCATGAGTACCCGTACAACCCTCGGGTGGACGACTACGCCGTTCCCAAACGAGCCAAGAGGGCGATTCCTGTTGCACAAAGCactgatgaagaggaagaagaagagagggaggagccacagggggaggaggaagaggaggagcagagggaggagcagCAGGATTCACCGTACAACAACGTGATGGTGAAGATGGCGTAG
- the dok2 gene encoding docking protein 2 isoform X3, giving the protein MEEDIRKKGMLYLQQQRFGKKWKRVWCVLYRESSCSISRLEFFECKDGGSVEKNDKSLRKQQEHKKVIRLADCIRVSEVEMDGCPRDTGPFLIETTEKIYVFAADRLQLDDWTHKLCEIAFPMKWTEHGVKRGSLQRGHRVEEEEGMEDNSLYSGRETVRDFRVCVRRTEASDRCRLKGDGFLRADVDALLLMDKSGDVVYTWPYRYLRRFGRDKSTFSFEAGRRCDSGEGSFEFDTKQGNVLFQAVEAAINLQRISLPQRQTSGGGQLSPETPQDMSLPPLPLNPPLAQSRTPPLPQPRSHVPQPPAAQQAADGVYSMVTETPNHQMIHHKDKESSSSSQQQQQQRPQMSRLEPPVDKVLTGVKSLTLDTRGVPIPRKNQVKMISSCPLPHAGPEPGPHSAPGPSSKLDQMYSQITLPAAAERGTKREKRSGGTPPVVHPEPEYSLPFDTIAVNTMADILKSHHAHRPESGADPLYDSIDEMKIRNIFTSDATAAAATGPTYGKIEHIYDEPEGCAVPTTTQKPPTSLYDDPEEMRGDAWRIMGTPADPKGHEYPYNPRVDDYAVPKRAKRAIPVAQSTDEEEEEEREEPQGEEEEEEQREEQQDSPYNNVMVKMA; this is encoded by the exons ATGGAGGAGGACATCAGGAAGAAGGGGATGCTgtacctgcagcagcagaggtttGGAAAG aagtgGAAGCGTGTATGGTGCGTCCTGTACAGAGAGAGTTCCTGTTCGATTTCCAGACTGGAGTTCTTTGAGTGTAAAGATGGAGGCAGTGTGGAGAAGAACGACAAGAGTCTACGCAAACAGCAGGAGCACAAGAAG GTGATCCGTCTGGCGGACTGTATCCGGGTGTCTGAGGTGGAGATGGACGGATGTCCCAGAGACACGGGACCCTTCCTGATTGAGACCACAGAGAAAATCTACGTGTTCGCCGCAGACCGACTGCAACTGGACGACTGGACACACAAACTGTGTGAGATCGCCTTCCCT atgaagtGGACAGAGCACGGGGTGAAGAGAGGCAGCCTGCAGAGAGGACACagagtggaggaagaggaggggatggAGGACAACTCACTGTACAGCGGCAGAGAGACAG tGCGTGACTTCAGAGTGTGTGTTCGGAGGACGGAGGCGTCCGATCGCTGCAGGCTGAAGGGAGACGGGTTCCTGCGAGCAGACGTGGACGCTCTCCTCCTGATGGACAAGAGCGGTGACGTGGTGTACACCTGGCCGTACAGATACCTGCGCCGCTTCGGACGAGACAag TCCACCTTCTCCTTCGAGGCCGGCCGGCGGTGCGACTCCGGCGAGGGCAGCTTTGAGTTCGACACCAAGCAGGGGAACGTCCTGTTTCAGGCGGTGGAGGCTGCCATCAACCTGCAGAGGATCTCCCTGCCCCAGAGGCAGACGTCCGGGGGGGGCCAGCTGAGTCCAGAGACCCCCCAGGACATGAGCCTGCCCCCCCTGCCCCTCAACCCGCCCCTGGCCCAGAGCAGGACGCCACCGCTGCCTCAGCCACGCAGCCATGTCCCACAACCCCCTGCTGCTCAG CAGGCAGCTGACGGCGTGTACAGCATGGTGACTGAAACTCCAAACCACCAGATGATTCatcacaaagacaaagagagctcctcttcctcacagcagcagcagcagcagcgcccCCAGATG TCTCGTCTGGAGCCTCCGGTCGACAAAGTGCTGACGGGTGTGAAGAGTTTGACCTTGGACACTCGTGGCGTCCCCATCCCGCGTAAGAACCAGGTCAAGATGATCTCCAGCTGCCCTCTGCCTCACGCCGGCCCCGAGCCCGGCCCCCACTCGGCCCCGGGCCCCAGCTCCAAACTGGACCAGATGTACTCCCAGATCACCCTGCCGGCCGCTGCAGAGCGAGGCAccaagagggagaagaggagtgGCGGCACCCCTCCTGTTGTCCACCCGGAGCCGGAGTATTCGCTTCCCTTCGACACCATCGCTGTGAACACTATGGCCGACATCCTGAAGTCCCATCATGCTCACAGACCTGAGTCCGGCGCCGACCCGCTCTACGACAGCATCGATGAGATGAAGATCAGGAACATCTTCACAAGTGATGCCACTGCCGCTGCCGCCACCGGGCCAACATATGGGAAGATTGAGCACATCTACGATGAGCCCGAAGGCTGCGCCGTCCCCACCACCACACAGAAACCTCCCACCTCGTTGTACGACGACCCcgaggagatgagaggagacGCCTGGAGGATTATGGGTACCCCTGCTGACCCTAAAGGTCATGAGTACCCGTACAACCCTCGGGTGGACGACTACGCCGTTCCCAAACGAGCCAAGAGGGCGATTCCTGTTGCACAAAGCactgatgaagaggaagaagaagagagggaggagccacagggggaggaggaagaggaggagcagagggaggagcagCAGGATTCACCGTACAACAACGTGATGGTGAAGATGGCGTAG
- the dok2 gene encoding docking protein 2 isoform X2, with the protein MEEDIRKKGMLYLQQQRFGKKWKRVWCVLYRESSCSISRLEFFECKDGGSVEKNDKSLRKQQEHKKVIRLADCIRVSEVEMDGCPRDTGPFLIETTEKIYVFAADRLQLDDWTHKLCEIAFPMKWTEHGVKRGSLQRGHRVEEEEGMEDNSLYSGRETVVRDFRVCVRRTEASDRCRLKGDGFLRADVDALLLMDKSGDVVYTWPYRYLRRFGRDKSTFSFEAGRRCDSGEGSFEFDTKQGNVLFQAVEAAINLQRISLPQRQTSGGGQLSPETPQDMSLPPLPLNPPLAQSRTPPLPQPRSHVPQPPAAQAADGVYSMVTETPNHQMIHHKDKESSSSSQQQQQQRPQMSRLEPPVDKVLTGVKSLTLDTRGVPIPRKNQVKMISSCPLPHAGPEPGPHSAPGPSSKLDQMYSQITLPAAAERGTKREKRSGGTPPVVHPEPEYSLPFDTIAVNTMADILKSHHAHRPESGADPLYDSIDEMKIRNIFTSDATAAAATGPTYGKIEHIYDEPEGCAVPTTTQKPPTSLYDDPEEMRGDAWRIMGTPADPKGHEYPYNPRVDDYAVPKRAKRAIPVAQSTDEEEEEEREEPQGEEEEEEQREEQQDSPYNNVMVKMA; encoded by the exons ATGGAGGAGGACATCAGGAAGAAGGGGATGCTgtacctgcagcagcagaggtttGGAAAG aagtgGAAGCGTGTATGGTGCGTCCTGTACAGAGAGAGTTCCTGTTCGATTTCCAGACTGGAGTTCTTTGAGTGTAAAGATGGAGGCAGTGTGGAGAAGAACGACAAGAGTCTACGCAAACAGCAGGAGCACAAGAAG GTGATCCGTCTGGCGGACTGTATCCGGGTGTCTGAGGTGGAGATGGACGGATGTCCCAGAGACACGGGACCCTTCCTGATTGAGACCACAGAGAAAATCTACGTGTTCGCCGCAGACCGACTGCAACTGGACGACTGGACACACAAACTGTGTGAGATCGCCTTCCCT atgaagtGGACAGAGCACGGGGTGAAGAGAGGCAGCCTGCAGAGAGGACACagagtggaggaagaggaggggatggAGGACAACTCACTGTACAGCGGCAGAGAGACAG tagtGCGTGACTTCAGAGTGTGTGTTCGGAGGACGGAGGCGTCCGATCGCTGCAGGCTGAAGGGAGACGGGTTCCTGCGAGCAGACGTGGACGCTCTCCTCCTGATGGACAAGAGCGGTGACGTGGTGTACACCTGGCCGTACAGATACCTGCGCCGCTTCGGACGAGACAag TCCACCTTCTCCTTCGAGGCCGGCCGGCGGTGCGACTCCGGCGAGGGCAGCTTTGAGTTCGACACCAAGCAGGGGAACGTCCTGTTTCAGGCGGTGGAGGCTGCCATCAACCTGCAGAGGATCTCCCTGCCCCAGAGGCAGACGTCCGGGGGGGGCCAGCTGAGTCCAGAGACCCCCCAGGACATGAGCCTGCCCCCCCTGCCCCTCAACCCGCCCCTGGCCCAGAGCAGGACGCCACCGCTGCCTCAGCCACGCAGCCATGTCCCACAACCCCCTGCTGCTCAG GCAGCTGACGGCGTGTACAGCATGGTGACTGAAACTCCAAACCACCAGATGATTCatcacaaagacaaagagagctcctcttcctcacagcagcagcagcagcagcgcccCCAGATG TCTCGTCTGGAGCCTCCGGTCGACAAAGTGCTGACGGGTGTGAAGAGTTTGACCTTGGACACTCGTGGCGTCCCCATCCCGCGTAAGAACCAGGTCAAGATGATCTCCAGCTGCCCTCTGCCTCACGCCGGCCCCGAGCCCGGCCCCCACTCGGCCCCGGGCCCCAGCTCCAAACTGGACCAGATGTACTCCCAGATCACCCTGCCGGCCGCTGCAGAGCGAGGCAccaagagggagaagaggagtgGCGGCACCCCTCCTGTTGTCCACCCGGAGCCGGAGTATTCGCTTCCCTTCGACACCATCGCTGTGAACACTATGGCCGACATCCTGAAGTCCCATCATGCTCACAGACCTGAGTCCGGCGCCGACCCGCTCTACGACAGCATCGATGAGATGAAGATCAGGAACATCTTCACAAGTGATGCCACTGCCGCTGCCGCCACCGGGCCAACATATGGGAAGATTGAGCACATCTACGATGAGCCCGAAGGCTGCGCCGTCCCCACCACCACACAGAAACCTCCCACCTCGTTGTACGACGACCCcgaggagatgagaggagacGCCTGGAGGATTATGGGTACCCCTGCTGACCCTAAAGGTCATGAGTACCCGTACAACCCTCGGGTGGACGACTACGCCGTTCCCAAACGAGCCAAGAGGGCGATTCCTGTTGCACAAAGCactgatgaagaggaagaagaagagagggaggagccacagggggaggaggaagaggaggagcagagggaggagcagCAGGATTCACCGTACAACAACGTGATGGTGAAGATGGCGTAG